The following coding sequences lie in one Spirosoma sp. KUDC1026 genomic window:
- a CDS encoding ATP-binding protein, with translation MRPFLYTFLLVLWGATALLAQQNNKGWQELTISDGLSQGMIFDLLQDEKGFIWVATKDGLNRYDGHNFTVFTHDPYNEYSLSDNNCSALLLDSRGWLWVGTLNTGLNLFDRKTQRFYHIDIHDKTAANAGNYGINKIYEDPRGNIWVVANENKLIKISLPDSLKVPFPVRANGTKEIQIFQLPTAFRVGDPIKHLSFRADGQAVAVCKSGAYAFNWQYPQKPGRFSSYSDNEVGLYSNLAQQISIALRGERLVCQFHHQQKTIHLVGAASNPEFIPVITAFDPKTLAIATDKYLWLMSPDELVRQDSLTADNAFVALPPDIYAVTTILRDQTGNVWLGTSGYGLRIFNPRVKQFHTYLPNTTLSHVYTDRQGRTYVRYEFAYKQLDRDKNRMKPFLDDKLTPAQKRARYLMQDRQGTFWVSNTNFETQEMSLLKFSSDWKLLKKYALPPNTSFNFYINQTVEDASGRLWIGVLNGKLLRFDPETETFQVFTYQALLPQKGADIETNVLFFDRNGTLWIGTSKGLVRADHPYTTPSFSLYKNDTRERTSLSDDLVSSLLDDPNQPTRYLWVGTKGGGLNRLDKQTGRFGHITEAQGLPNKVVYGILSDEFRNLWLSTNRGLARFNPRTQTFLNFTKADGLQDDEFNSGSFFKAPSGELLFGGVRGLTIFRASNIAQSVSKVPQVQLIDLKINNERVRVGGASGILTEGVEYTRHIDLTHTQNLITLEFGVMDFANSAKNRYRYRLSGIDDDWVDAGTNRFANYAQLPPGKYTFQVMGSVDGQSWSQPVTLAMQVHPPFYQTWWAYLLYAVILVIIGWQLYKFQTQRLLLEQRVAFEQKEASRLAELDGLKTQFFTNISHEFRTPLTLILGPLADLKQRFPAETILTVMERNGNRLLSLINQLLDLSKLEAGQLKAELVTDELTALFHTLSSSFTSLAESRQISFVFEQSETRIWAMFDRDKLEKIVVNLLSNAFKFTPKGNEVRMSVHYSITGESGMLTLTVQDTGIGIAPEHLARIFERFYQVNGQTTRSHEGTGIGLALVNELVKVLKGTIDVVSAQGAGTTFTVTLPFVPAVAPEERAVDAGTTSVAAYLADRPEPVPLPSAGRVSEEERILLIVDDNADIRAYVRRIFDGEYRVMEATDGREGLELATSVLPDIVICDLMMPRLDGFGFCRALKSQEATSHIPVIMLTAKATVDDRIDGFDRGGDDYLTKPFNQMELEARVRNLIRQRERLFQAFARQNRNRPPTEVAPTDVAPTEVAVPALPTAEQLFLDRLSTVVDQHLDDASFTVEDLAEAVHLSRVQLHRKLKAVASTTATQFIRDIRLARAAQLLTENRQSVTQIAYAVGFDNLSYFSKVFQERYGVSPSQYTKSQPSVF, from the coding sequence ATGCGTCCATTTTTATATACTTTTTTGTTGGTGTTATGGGGAGCTACAGCTCTCTTGGCGCAGCAGAACAATAAAGGCTGGCAGGAGCTAACCATATCCGATGGTTTGTCGCAGGGAATGATATTTGACCTGCTGCAGGACGAGAAAGGGTTTATCTGGGTAGCTACCAAAGACGGGCTTAACCGGTACGACGGCCATAACTTCACGGTTTTTACCCATGATCCCTACAACGAGTACAGCCTTTCCGACAACAATTGCTCGGCTCTGCTGCTCGATAGCAGAGGCTGGCTCTGGGTTGGAACGCTCAACACGGGTCTCAATCTTTTTGATCGAAAAACGCAGCGTTTTTACCACATCGACATCCATGATAAAACAGCCGCTAATGCTGGTAATTACGGCATCAACAAAATCTATGAGGATCCCAGGGGAAACATCTGGGTTGTTGCGAACGAAAACAAACTGATCAAGATCAGCCTTCCCGACTCGCTCAAGGTTCCCTTTCCCGTTCGGGCTAACGGTACGAAGGAGATACAGATCTTTCAGTTACCCACGGCCTTCCGAGTGGGCGATCCAATCAAACACCTCAGCTTTCGGGCGGATGGACAGGCGGTTGCCGTCTGCAAATCAGGTGCGTATGCATTCAACTGGCAGTATCCGCAAAAACCAGGTCGGTTCAGCTCCTACTCAGACAATGAAGTGGGGCTGTACAGTAATCTGGCGCAGCAAATTTCTATCGCCCTGCGGGGCGAAAGGCTCGTATGTCAGTTTCATCACCAACAGAAAACGATTCACCTGGTCGGTGCAGCCAGTAACCCCGAGTTTATACCGGTAATTACCGCGTTTGATCCAAAAACGCTGGCCATCGCCACGGATAAATACCTCTGGCTAATGTCGCCCGACGAATTAGTTCGGCAGGACAGTCTGACGGCTGACAATGCTTTCGTGGCCCTGCCGCCCGATATCTACGCCGTGACTACAATCCTGCGTGATCAGACCGGTAATGTCTGGCTGGGAACAAGCGGGTACGGACTCCGTATATTCAATCCCAGAGTCAAACAGTTCCACACGTATTTGCCGAACACGACCCTATCGCACGTGTATACCGATCGACAGGGGCGGACCTACGTCCGTTATGAATTTGCGTACAAACAGCTTGACCGGGACAAGAACCGGATGAAACCGTTTCTGGATGACAAACTCACGCCTGCCCAAAAACGGGCACGTTATCTGATGCAGGACCGGCAGGGCACCTTCTGGGTGTCGAACACGAATTTTGAGACGCAGGAAATGAGTCTGCTGAAATTCTCGTCCGACTGGAAGCTCCTCAAGAAGTATGCGCTGCCCCCCAATACGTCGTTTAACTTCTATATAAACCAGACGGTTGAAGATGCATCGGGGCGTCTCTGGATTGGTGTTCTGAACGGGAAGCTGCTCCGGTTCGACCCGGAAACAGAAACATTCCAGGTCTTCACGTATCAGGCGTTGCTGCCCCAGAAAGGAGCCGACATCGAAACCAACGTGCTTTTTTTTGATCGGAACGGTACGCTCTGGATCGGAACCAGCAAAGGGCTTGTGCGGGCCGATCACCCGTACACAACACCCTCGTTTTCGCTGTACAAAAACGACACGCGGGAGAGAACGAGTCTGAGTGATGATCTGGTCTCCAGCCTACTCGACGACCCTAACCAGCCCACTCGTTACCTGTGGGTAGGCACAAAGGGGGGTGGGCTGAACCGACTTGATAAACAAACCGGCCGGTTCGGGCATATCACCGAAGCACAGGGGCTCCCCAATAAAGTTGTTTATGGCATTTTGTCGGATGAATTCCGGAACCTCTGGCTCAGTACGAACCGGGGTCTGGCGCGGTTTAACCCCCGAACGCAGACCTTTCTTAACTTCACGAAAGCCGACGGGCTGCAGGATGATGAGTTCAACTCGGGGTCGTTTTTCAAGGCGCCATCGGGCGAACTGCTGTTCGGGGGTGTACGCGGGCTGACGATTTTTCGGGCTTCCAATATCGCTCAATCGGTAAGTAAGGTTCCGCAGGTGCAGCTCATCGATCTGAAAATTAATAACGAACGGGTTCGGGTAGGGGGGGCATCCGGTATACTGACCGAAGGCGTTGAGTACACCCGGCATATTGATCTGACGCATACGCAGAACCTGATCACACTCGAGTTCGGCGTAATGGACTTTGCCAACTCCGCCAAAAATAGGTACCGCTACCGCTTGTCGGGTATCGACGACGACTGGGTAGACGCCGGTACCAATCGATTTGCCAATTACGCTCAGCTGCCGCCGGGTAAGTACACGTTCCAGGTAATGGGTTCCGTCGATGGCCAGAGCTGGAGCCAACCGGTTACGTTAGCGATGCAGGTACATCCACCGTTCTACCAGACCTGGTGGGCCTATCTGCTCTATGCTGTCATTCTGGTGATTATTGGCTGGCAACTGTACAAATTTCAGACGCAGCGGCTGCTGCTGGAGCAGCGTGTGGCGTTCGAGCAGAAAGAAGCCAGCCGACTGGCCGAACTGGACGGGTTGAAAACTCAGTTCTTTACAAACATTTCCCACGAGTTCCGGACGCCCCTGACGCTGATTCTGGGCCCCCTGGCCGACCTGAAACAGCGGTTCCCGGCAGAGACCATCCTGACGGTGATGGAGCGTAACGGAAATCGTCTGTTGAGCCTGATCAACCAGCTGCTGGACCTCAGCAAGCTGGAAGCGGGTCAGCTGAAAGCTGAACTGGTAACGGATGAGTTGACGGCGCTCTTCCATACGCTGAGTAGTTCGTTCACTTCGCTGGCCGAAAGCCGGCAGATTTCGTTTGTTTTTGAGCAGTCCGAAACCCGTATCTGGGCCATGTTTGATCGCGACAAGCTGGAAAAAATTGTTGTTAACCTGCTCTCGAACGCGTTCAAGTTCACCCCGAAAGGGAACGAGGTGCGGATGAGCGTACACTATTCAATCACCGGCGAATCAGGAATGCTGACCTTGACTGTGCAGGATACCGGCATCGGTATTGCACCGGAACACCTGGCGCGTATTTTCGAGCGGTTCTATCAGGTTAACGGGCAGACAACCCGTTCTCACGAAGGTACCGGTATTGGGCTGGCATTGGTCAACGAGCTGGTGAAAGTACTGAAGGGAACAATCGACGTAGTGAGCGCTCAGGGAGCGGGCACTACGTTTACCGTTACGCTACCGTTCGTGCCGGCAGTGGCGCCTGAGGAGCGGGCAGTCGATGCAGGCACGACGAGCGTAGCGGCTTACCTGGCCGACAGACCGGAGCCAGTGCCGCTGCCCTCCGCCGGGCGCGTTTCGGAGGAAGAAAGAATACTCCTGATTGTCGATGATAACGCAGACATTCGGGCCTACGTACGACGCATTTTTGACGGTGAATACCGGGTTATGGAAGCCACCGACGGGCGGGAGGGGCTGGAACTGGCCACCTCGGTGCTGCCTGATATTGTGATCTGTGACCTGATGATGCCCCGGCTCGATGGCTTCGGATTTTGCCGGGCGTTGAAAAGTCAGGAAGCTACCAGTCATATTCCGGTCATCATGCTGACCGCCAAAGCGACCGTCGACGACCGTATTGACGGTTTCGACCGGGGGGGCGACGATTACCTGACCAAACCTTTCAACCAGATGGAACTGGAAGCCCGGGTACGTAATCTGATCCGGCAACGGGAGCGTCTGTTCCAGGCGTTTGCCAGACAGAACAGGAACAGGCCCCCAACGGAAGTTGCCCCAACGGATGTTGCCCCAACGGAAGTTGCTGTGCCTGCCCTGCCAACGGCCGAACAGCTGTTTCTGGATCGCTTGTCGACGGTTGTCGATCAACACCTCGATGATGCTTCATTCACCGTCGAAGACCTGGCCGAAGCTGTCCATTTAAGCCGGGTACAACTGCACCGCAAACTGAAAGCAGTGGCCAGCACAACCGCGACTCAGTTTATCCGGGACATCCGCCTGGCCCGGGCCGCCCAGCTACTGACCGAAAATCGACAGAGCGTAACCCAGATCGCCTATGCCGTTGGGTTTGACAACCTCTCGTACTTTTCGAAAGTCTTTCAGGAACGTTATGGCGTTTCACCTTCCCAGTACACTAAGTCGCAGCCGTCAGTTTTTTAA
- a CDS encoding galactokinase family protein, translating into MSYQPITVSTPGRICLFGEHQDYLGLPVIAAAISCRIQLTAERTSLPDVVLQLPDIGKEERFGLTTLPLTYQNDRDYFRSAVNVLLRAGFTFSGGIAGEVRGEIPINAGTSSSSALLISWLNVLSRLADEPRILPATELAELAYVAEVLEFGEPGGMMDHYSTAVGGVIYLESQPNIRLEAFAPTSPAAQLGTFVLGNSQDPKDTIGILGRVKFGMLRIADQLRAMNPAFSLHTTAITELPEYKDVLTKDEYILLKGNIENRDILREALDTLQTPHELSGGLDHEKFGQLLTDHHTNLRDAQQISTPKIDRMIEAALNAGALGGKINGSGGGGCMFAYAPENPEAVAEAIEREGGRAYIVSIAAGTTCLQDLTLSGE; encoded by the coding sequence ATGTCTTACCAACCGATAACGGTTTCTACGCCAGGGCGCATCTGCCTCTTCGGCGAACATCAGGATTACCTGGGCCTGCCCGTCATTGCTGCCGCCATTTCCTGCCGTATTCAACTAACCGCCGAACGGACAAGTTTGCCGGACGTGGTGCTGCAGTTGCCTGATATTGGTAAGGAAGAGCGCTTTGGCCTGACTACGCTGCCGCTAACGTACCAGAACGATCGCGATTACTTTCGTTCGGCTGTTAACGTACTGCTCCGGGCGGGATTCACGTTTTCGGGCGGGATCGCGGGTGAGGTGCGAGGCGAAATTCCCATCAACGCTGGTACGTCGAGTTCGTCGGCGCTGCTGATTAGCTGGCTGAACGTACTATCCCGACTGGCGGATGAGCCGCGAATTCTACCCGCTACCGAACTGGCCGAACTGGCTTATGTGGCTGAGGTGCTGGAGTTTGGCGAACCAGGGGGCATGATGGATCACTACTCGACGGCAGTTGGGGGCGTTATCTACCTGGAGTCGCAGCCCAACATTCGCCTGGAAGCGTTTGCGCCCACTTCACCCGCGGCTCAACTGGGTACGTTCGTACTGGGTAACTCGCAGGACCCGAAAGACACCATCGGCATACTGGGCCGGGTGAAGTTCGGGATGCTCCGTATCGCCGATCAGCTAAGAGCGATGAACCCGGCATTTTCCCTGCATACGACCGCCATTACGGAGCTGCCCGAGTATAAAGACGTGCTGACCAAGGATGAATACATTCTGCTGAAAGGCAACATTGAAAACCGGGACATCCTGCGCGAAGCCCTGGATACGCTGCAAACGCCCCACGAACTGAGCGGTGGTCTGGATCACGAGAAGTTTGGTCAACTGCTGACCGATCATCACACCAACCTCCGCGACGCCCAGCAGATCTCGACGCCTAAAATCGATCGTATGATTGAGGCTGCGCTGAACGCCGGAGCGCTGGGTGGCAAAATCAACGGATCGGGTGGGGGAGGCTGCATGTTTGCCTACGCCCCCGAAAACCCCGAAGCCGTTGCCGAAGCCATCGAACGCGAAGGGGGCCGCGCTTACATTGTTAGTATCGCTGCCGGAACCACGTGTCTGCAGGATTTGACGTTGTCGGGAGAGTAG
- a CDS encoding response regulator transcription factor — MIRVTIFDDNDSLRETLSLVFDATDDLIVTGTHPDALDAVACVQREQPDVILMDIDMPGRTGIEAVQLIRKQTTAPKILMLTVFEDVERIFSAISAGAVGYLLKKTPADKIIESIREVMSGGAAMTPSIALKVLDAFRSPTTQSNPYALTEKERDVLHRLVEGDSYKLIAYHCQISMGTVRTHIVNIYEKLHVNSKSEAVAKALKTGLFS, encoded by the coding sequence ATGATTCGCGTCACCATCTTCGACGATAACGATTCTCTTCGCGAAACGCTCTCGCTCGTTTTCGACGCAACCGATGATTTGATCGTAACCGGCACCCACCCCGACGCCCTCGACGCGGTGGCCTGCGTGCAACGCGAGCAGCCCGACGTGATTCTGATGGACATCGACATGCCGGGCCGCACCGGTATCGAAGCGGTACAGCTTATCCGGAAGCAGACCACCGCCCCTAAAATCCTGATGCTGACCGTTTTCGAGGACGTCGAACGCATTTTTTCGGCCATCTCAGCCGGCGCGGTTGGTTACCTTTTGAAGAAGACGCCCGCCGATAAGATCATCGAATCAATCCGCGAGGTGATGTCCGGCGGGGCTGCCATGACCCCTTCCATCGCTCTGAAAGTTCTGGACGCTTTCCGCTCCCCAACGACCCAGTCCAACCCGTATGCGCTGACTGAAAAGGAACGCGACGTATTACATCGACTGGTGGAGGGCGACAGCTACAAACTCATTGCGTATCACTGCCAGATCAGCATGGGTACCGTGCGGACGCATATCGTAAATATTTACGAAAAGCTTCACGTCAACTCCAAGTCCGAGGCTGTGGCCAAAGCCTTGAAAACAGGTTTGTTCAGTTAG
- a CDS encoding tetratricopeptide repeat protein, which produces MKTGRWAVSLWGILFFFAGSFVQAQAPDSLVTYLKTHAPTDTTYIRAMDQAVFTLIYKKADYPRADSLSRQMVDVATRLSYWSGLVAGYRNRASTNYMAANYEQALVYFQKTVDAVEQHNLPPVMLYKALGNLASGHEKLGHDEQVLQMALRAIAIQEKYHIKPRMPVPHRLIGGTLVKMGKKQQAIPYYQEAGVIFREMGDPRGIAIFENQLGDFYMDLGQPTAALPHFRKSLAMSRQLNFELLRADALDGMAQVMNTLNRPDEGLAYARQALAIAVRQQNQLGITTAYNTIGALYQTKQDFSQAETYLRKAIDVADNYNFRDELRKSSQHLANLLGQQNKYQQAYAFQLRKNNLTDSATLVRTNAEIERLLIQYETEKKEAHIRLLQKEKQLDQEETNQARWQRNALLMGAILMILLGMTIGAWLLNRARVQRLQEAIQLRQQIAHDLHDEVGSTLSSISLLSGHTDKLLSENRPETAQKMVQKIYIDARQILESIDEIIWTINPGNDSLQRIVLRLQEYAQPLMESKQIAFNFYVDSALDQLPVSMEVRRNLYLIGKEAINNLIKYSEATRATLRFERQNSQFKVVIEDNGRGFDADQLSSRTGQQSMQQRALAMGGKLTVRSVPGQGTTLELTSAAI; this is translated from the coding sequence ATGAAAACGGGTCGATGGGCGGTCAGCCTCTGGGGTATTCTTTTCTTTTTTGCCGGATCGTTTGTGCAGGCGCAGGCCCCCGATTCGCTCGTTACGTACCTGAAAACACACGCGCCTACGGATACAACCTACATCCGGGCGATGGACCAGGCCGTCTTTACCCTGATCTATAAAAAAGCCGATTACCCCCGCGCCGATTCACTAAGCCGACAGATGGTCGACGTAGCAACCCGACTCAGCTACTGGTCGGGGCTGGTCGCAGGATACCGCAACCGGGCGTCGACTAACTACATGGCTGCTAATTACGAGCAGGCATTGGTCTATTTTCAGAAAACGGTTGATGCCGTCGAGCAGCACAACCTGCCACCAGTCATGCTGTACAAAGCCCTCGGTAATCTGGCATCGGGGCACGAAAAACTGGGACACGACGAGCAGGTATTACAGATGGCACTGCGGGCCATCGCCATTCAGGAAAAGTACCACATCAAACCGCGCATGCCAGTACCGCACCGGCTGATCGGGGGAACGCTGGTCAAGATGGGCAAGAAACAGCAGGCCATTCCTTACTACCAGGAAGCGGGCGTAATTTTCCGGGAGATGGGGGACCCGCGCGGCATTGCGATTTTCGAGAATCAGCTGGGTGATTTCTACATGGACCTGGGGCAGCCTACAGCAGCCCTGCCCCATTTCCGGAAGTCGCTCGCCATGAGTCGTCAACTGAACTTTGAGCTGTTGCGGGCGGATGCACTGGACGGGATGGCACAGGTCATGAATACGCTCAACCGGCCCGACGAGGGGCTGGCCTACGCCCGGCAGGCGTTGGCTATTGCCGTCAGGCAACAGAATCAGCTCGGCATTACCACGGCCTATAACACGATCGGGGCCCTCTACCAGACCAAGCAGGATTTTTCGCAGGCCGAAACGTACCTGCGAAAAGCCATTGACGTGGCCGACAACTACAATTTCAGGGACGAACTCAGGAAGAGTAGCCAGCACCTGGCCAATCTGCTGGGGCAGCAGAATAAGTACCAGCAGGCCTACGCTTTTCAGCTTCGCAAAAATAACCTGACCGATTCGGCTACGCTTGTACGCACGAACGCCGAAATCGAACGGTTGCTGATTCAGTACGAAACGGAAAAGAAAGAAGCCCACATCCGGCTGTTGCAGAAAGAAAAACAGCTGGATCAGGAAGAAACCAATCAGGCCCGCTGGCAGCGTAACGCCTTATTAATGGGGGCCATTCTCATGATCCTGCTGGGCATGACCATTGGTGCCTGGCTGCTAAACCGCGCCCGGGTTCAGCGGCTGCAGGAAGCCATTCAGCTACGTCAGCAGATTGCCCATGATCTCCACGACGAAGTAGGCAGCACGCTCAGCAGTATTTCGCTCCTGAGCGGTCATACCGACAAGCTGCTCAGCGAAAACCGGCCCGAAACGGCGCAGAAGATGGTACAGAAGATTTACATCGACGCGCGCCAGATTCTGGAATCCATCGACGAGATCATCTGGACGATCAACCCTGGCAATGACTCGCTCCAGCGGATTGTGTTACGTCTGCAGGAGTATGCGCAGCCTCTGATGGAATCAAAACAGATCGCGTTCAACTTCTACGTCGACTCAGCACTCGATCAGTTGCCCGTATCGATGGAAGTGCGCCGAAATCTATATTTAATTGGTAAGGAAGCCATCAATAACCTGATCAAATACTCGGAAGCTACGCGGGCTACGTTACGTTTCGAGCGGCAGAACAGTCAGTTCAAGGTTGTTATCGAGGATAATGGCCGGGGTTTCGACGCCGATCAGCTCAGCAGCCGCACGGGGCAGCAGAGTATGCAGCAGCGCGCCCTGGCCATGGGTGGCAAACTGACGGTACGGTCCGTTCCCGGCCAGGGTACCACCCTCGAACTTACCTCCGCAGCGATTTAG
- a CDS encoding DUF3592 domain-containing protein codes for MTGQEFRSLFSQVAQQTLSLPDAERYLDLHHSPTAQWVKRSLTGLVLLLFLAVGLYIIQHGYRVSIAQQRDSTILNAANTVQRWSPLLLFGGFGSLLGLVSVAGLLALVRSLSRSDLPSIDTIKGRLHQVAARTLTVDEAMSQLFLLEAPPARPSTSVATRLFITLFMLVVVYFSLRQAQTAYRLLTSGKRTEGQIIQMISNRKHTATVPVVRYSVDGQYHELTGGTYSSPAAYAIGDRVTVLYNPASPAEAAIQSFSDQWAGPLVAISLASVFLFFLWRRPRSFGR; via the coding sequence ATGACCGGCCAGGAATTTCGCTCGCTCTTCAGTCAGGTTGCGCAGCAAACGCTCTCGCTCCCCGACGCGGAACGGTACCTGGATTTACACCACTCGCCCACAGCCCAATGGGTCAAACGCAGTCTGACAGGTCTGGTCCTGCTCCTTTTTCTGGCCGTTGGGTTGTATATCATCCAGCACGGCTACCGGGTGTCCATCGCCCAGCAGCGGGATTCGACGATATTGAACGCAGCTAATACCGTTCAACGTTGGTCACCGCTGCTGCTTTTCGGCGGCTTCGGCAGCCTGCTCGGGTTGGTGAGCGTTGCCGGGCTGCTTGCCTTGGTCCGCAGCCTCAGCCGCTCAGATCTTCCGTCAATAGATACGATAAAAGGTAGACTGCACCAGGTAGCCGCCCGTACGCTGACGGTCGACGAAGCCATGAGTCAGCTGTTTCTTCTGGAAGCACCACCCGCCCGACCATCAACGTCGGTAGCTACGCGGCTATTCATTACCCTTTTCATGCTGGTCGTCGTTTACTTCAGTCTGCGCCAGGCCCAGACCGCTTACCGGTTGCTGACATCGGGAAAACGGACGGAAGGACAGATCATCCAGATGATCAGTAATCGGAAGCATACCGCAACGGTCCCCGTTGTTCGCTATTCGGTCGATGGGCAGTACCATGAACTGACCGGCGGTACGTATTCAAGTCCAGCCGCGTACGCCATCGGCGACCGGGTGACCGTGCTGTATAATCCGGCATCACCAGCCGAAGCTGCCATTCAGTCCTTTTCCGATCAGTGGGCCGGTCCTTTGGTAGCCATCAGCCTGGCCAGCGTTTTTCTATTTTTTCTGTGGCGTCGCCCCAGGTCATTCGGTCGTTAG
- the thiS gene encoding sulfur carrier protein ThiS codes for MTVSVNNQPVDTSPTASLGSLLTQLALSQKKGIAVAVNNVIVPRVTWEQFSLSGNEKITVLQATQGG; via the coding sequence ATGACTGTATCCGTTAACAACCAGCCTGTTGATACGTCGCCAACGGCCTCACTCGGTAGTCTACTGACGCAGCTCGCGCTGTCCCAGAAAAAAGGAATCGCCGTTGCCGTCAACAACGTCATTGTCCCCCGCGTCACCTGGGAACAATTCTCTTTATCCGGCAACGAAAAAATCACGGTTTTACAAGCAACTCAGGGAGGATGA
- a CDS encoding GDSL-type esterase/lipase family protein — protein sequence MNLSLYAWLTRSLATFLFLLAATFAFAQTATPDTTFRSTFYEQKRTLFESLPNTKKEIIFLGNSISDFGEWAELFDDPHVKNRGISGDLSFGVLARLGEVTASKPAKIFLLIGINDLAREIPDERIIRNYRLIVQQIRRESPRTRIYLQSVFPTNDTFPQFKRHQGKDAHIKALNDALRQLAAENGQPYVDLHAYLADSAGKLDARYTNDGLHLVGAGYIQWVKALRELGHMK from the coding sequence ATGAACCTATCCCTATACGCTTGGCTTACCCGCAGCCTTGCTACCTTTCTGTTCTTACTGGCAGCCACTTTCGCGTTCGCACAGACCGCCACACCCGACACGACGTTCCGAAGCACGTTCTACGAACAGAAACGAACCCTGTTCGAAAGCCTGCCCAACACCAAAAAGGAAATCATTTTCCTGGGCAACAGCATCAGTGACTTTGGCGAGTGGGCTGAACTCTTCGATGATCCCCACGTCAAAAACCGGGGCATCTCGGGCGATCTTTCGTTTGGCGTACTGGCCCGACTGGGCGAAGTGACCGCGTCGAAACCGGCCAAAATTTTTCTGCTGATCGGCATCAATGACCTAGCCCGTGAGATCCCCGACGAGCGGATTATTCGGAATTACCGGTTAATCGTTCAGCAGATCCGACGGGAATCGCCCCGTACCCGCATTTATCTGCAAAGCGTTTTCCCTACCAACGATACATTCCCGCAGTTCAAACGCCATCAGGGCAAAGACGCCCACATCAAGGCACTCAACGATGCGCTCCGGCAGCTAGCCGCCGAAAACGGTCAGCCCTACGTCGATCTGCATGCTTACCTCGCCGACAGCGCCGGTAAACTCGACGCTCGATACACCAACGACGGCCTACATCTCGTTGGCGCGGGGTACATCCAGTGGGTTAAGGCACTACGTGAGCTGGGACACATGAAATAG